The proteins below come from a single Actinomycetota bacterium genomic window:
- a CDS encoding Flp family type IVb pilin, which yields MERLFHAWLAVSSFFVRTDDEEGATAVEYGLMVALIAVVIITAVTALGNNLAALFDSVATTIN from the coding sequence ATGGAACGCCTCTTCCACGCCTGGCTGGCTGTCTCGTCGTTCTTCGTCCGCACCGACGACGAAGAGGGCGCGACCGCCGTCGAGTACGGCCTCATGGTCGCCCTCATCGCCGTCGTGATCATCACCGCCGTAACGGCCCTCGGCAACAACCTGGCCGCGCTCTTCGACAGCGTCGCCACCACCATCAACTGA